One genomic window of Polynucleobacter sp. HIN11 includes the following:
- a CDS encoding TolC family protein, with protein sequence MFREKMPLWRNFSVWMLCIPSIFWSIFAYADDAKLNKRELKSLYEIAWERQPESKSYQFRVDAALAKQKIASSFLASPASIEIAQKTDRANSNQGASETIAGLGIPLWLWGERANSIGLADAEYKRLLSQYLLIQLKVAAEVRDAYWSYKRSSVELDLANGRFQNAKALSFDVEKRFRAGDLSRADLHQANGALANAEASLAEAQANFINAEQKVRSLLGVGMVEKSIKTGLLNQLAEPIPKVPDNLSSLDFNLPVVAALLDQLEVAKKAVSLAKAQTRSTPELQLLTTRGRDVYGVPFQQSITLGIRIPFGSDSRYQNKLATTTAEMVEAESQLALERERTLSNIESSVLLVKTARLKADSSEKRAVLANETRSFFEKSFRFGETDLPTRLRIELEASDASRQAAVAKINYAVAISNLRQALGLLPE encoded by the coding sequence ATGTTTCGAGAGAAAATGCCGTTGTGGCGAAATTTTTCTGTTTGGATGCTTTGCATTCCATCGATATTCTGGTCAATATTTGCCTATGCCGATGATGCAAAGCTGAATAAGCGCGAATTAAAGTCCCTGTATGAAATAGCTTGGGAGCGTCAGCCTGAGTCAAAATCGTATCAATTCAGAGTGGATGCTGCATTAGCGAAGCAAAAGATTGCAAGTAGCTTCTTGGCTAGCCCTGCATCTATTGAGATCGCTCAAAAAACTGATAGAGCGAATAGCAATCAAGGTGCAAGCGAGACCATTGCGGGTCTGGGCATCCCGCTTTGGTTGTGGGGTGAGCGCGCCAATTCTATCGGGTTAGCGGATGCTGAATATAAGAGATTGCTTTCTCAGTATCTTCTAATTCAACTGAAAGTGGCCGCTGAAGTTCGCGATGCTTACTGGTCATATAAACGATCTAGCGTAGAGTTAGATTTGGCTAATGGTAGATTTCAAAACGCAAAGGCACTAAGTTTTGATGTAGAAAAAAGATTTAGGGCTGGAGACTTATCGCGTGCAGATTTGCATCAAGCTAATGGCGCATTAGCCAATGCAGAAGCAAGTCTAGCTGAAGCTCAAGCCAACTTTATCAATGCAGAGCAAAAGGTTCGCTCATTGTTGGGTGTTGGTATGGTGGAAAAATCTATCAAGACCGGATTATTAAATCAGCTTGCTGAGCCAATCCCAAAGGTTCCGGATAATTTATCGAGTCTAGATTTCAATTTACCAGTAGTAGCAGCATTACTTGATCAGCTTGAGGTAGCTAAGAAAGCAGTTTCACTAGCTAAAGCGCAAACGCGATCAACACCGGAATTGCAACTTCTGACAACAAGAGGGCGGGATGTTTATGGTGTTCCATTTCAACAATCCATTACTCTAGGAATACGCATTCCGTTTGGTTCGGATTCTCGCTATCAAAATAAATTAGCAACAACAACTGCTGAAATGGTAGAAGCTGAGTCGCAGTTGGCGCTTGAAAGGGAGAGGACTCTCTCGAATATTGAGTCAAGTGTTTTGCTGGTAAAGACTGCTCGACTAAAAGCCGACTCATCTGAAAAAAGAGCCGTATTGGCTAATGAAACACGATCTTTTTTTGAAAAGTCGTTTCGATTTGGTGAGACGGATTTACCTACAAGATTGCGTATTGAGTTAGAGGCATCGGATGCAAGCCGACAAGCTGCTGTTGCAAAAATTAATTACGCAGTGGCCATTTCAAATTTACGCCAAGCCCTTGGGCTGTTACCGGAATAA
- a CDS encoding heavy metal translocating P-type ATPase — MSQCQSSCGCSSPATPQPSTSSVGGNKAVFHIENMDCPTEEALIRKRLATVEGIAGLDFNLIQRKLSVSHNLDSLETIQSALVSVGMKAVLEEGSPTKSSRHQQPAKTNWWPLAIAGVTAALAELIEFFPFEVNQLSSQYLVIALVIFSIASGGLTTYKKGWIALKNGNLNINALMSVAVTGGMAIGSWPEAAMVMFLFSMAEVIEAKSLDRARNAISGLLDLTPEIATVLQADGSWLPTPVKSITLGSIVQVRPGERIALDGVLISGNSTVNQAPITGESLPIDKVQGDTVFAGTINQTGSFQFKVTATSTGSTLARIIHAVEAAQGSRAPTQRFVDQFAKIYTPTVFLIAVLVAVIPPLALGMSWHDWIYKALVMLVIACPCALVISTPVTIVSGLAAAARKGILVKGGVFLEMGRHMKVLALDKTGTITYGKPKQTDLIILGGEAKHTHQVAASLAARSDHPVSLAITDSAAENNLSLIEVDKFEAILGRGVRGTLEGVTYQLGNHRLIEELGLCSPEIEAQLLPLEQQGKTVVMLTNSSQVLALIAVADTVRDTSKQAIKDLHHLSIRTMMLTGDNVYTAEAIGQEVGVDVIKGNLLPEDKLKIIDEILNKNPDGKVGMVGDGINDAPALAKASIGFAMGSAGTDTAIEAADVALMDDDLRKIPSFVRLSQTTANILYQNITLALGIKAIFFALTFTGQATMWMAVFADMGASLLVVANGLRLLRN; from the coding sequence ATGAGTCAGTGCCAGTCTTCTTGCGGCTGTTCTTCGCCTGCCACACCGCAACCATCTACATCATCTGTTGGTGGGAATAAAGCCGTCTTTCATATTGAGAATATGGATTGCCCAACGGAGGAGGCGTTAATCCGAAAGAGGCTAGCTACGGTTGAAGGCATTGCGGGGTTAGATTTCAACTTGATTCAACGAAAACTTTCGGTAAGTCATAACTTAGATTCGCTTGAGACAATTCAATCTGCTTTAGTGAGTGTTGGCATGAAAGCGGTTCTTGAAGAGGGTTCGCCCACTAAAAGCTCAAGACATCAACAGCCAGCCAAAACAAATTGGTGGCCACTAGCTATCGCTGGTGTGACGGCTGCTTTGGCTGAGTTAATTGAGTTCTTCCCATTTGAGGTAAACCAACTTAGTAGTCAGTATCTTGTGATTGCCTTGGTTATATTCTCTATTGCTAGTGGTGGCCTAACAACGTATAAAAAGGGTTGGATTGCCCTAAAGAATGGCAATCTAAATATCAATGCCCTTATGTCGGTTGCGGTGACCGGTGGGATGGCAATTGGTAGTTGGCCTGAAGCCGCTATGGTGATGTTCTTATTTTCAATGGCTGAAGTAATTGAGGCTAAGTCCCTTGACCGTGCTCGTAATGCGATTAGTGGTTTATTAGATTTAACGCCAGAGATAGCTACCGTGCTTCAAGCTGATGGCAGTTGGTTGCCAACTCCAGTCAAATCCATTACTTTAGGCTCAATCGTTCAAGTTCGCCCAGGGGAGCGTATCGCGTTAGATGGCGTACTCATAAGCGGGAATTCAACAGTCAATCAAGCGCCTATAACGGGTGAGAGTTTGCCAATTGATAAGGTGCAAGGCGATACTGTTTTTGCGGGAACCATTAATCAAACAGGTTCTTTTCAGTTTAAGGTGACAGCAACCTCAACAGGCTCTACGCTTGCCCGAATTATTCATGCGGTAGAGGCGGCTCAGGGCAGTCGTGCCCCAACACAGAGATTTGTTGATCAGTTTGCGAAGATTTATACGCCAACTGTTTTCTTAATTGCGGTATTGGTGGCTGTCATTCCTCCGTTGGCTCTAGGTATGTCGTGGCATGACTGGATTTATAAAGCGTTAGTGATGTTAGTCATTGCTTGCCCATGTGCTTTGGTCATTTCCACGCCAGTGACGATTGTTAGTGGATTGGCTGCTGCCGCACGTAAAGGCATCTTAGTAAAGGGCGGCGTCTTTCTTGAGATGGGACGCCATATGAAAGTTTTGGCACTGGATAAGACAGGAACGATTACCTATGGCAAACCTAAGCAAACCGATTTAATTATTTTGGGCGGTGAGGCCAAGCATACGCATCAAGTTGCTGCCAGCTTAGCGGCCCGTTCAGACCATCCCGTATCTTTAGCGATTACCGATAGTGCTGCGGAAAACAATCTTTCATTAATTGAAGTGGATAAGTTTGAGGCCATCTTGGGCAGAGGAGTTCGAGGCACTCTTGAAGGGGTTACTTATCAACTGGGCAATCACCGCCTGATTGAGGAGCTAGGCTTATGCTCGCCTGAAATTGAAGCTCAACTACTTCCGTTAGAGCAACAAGGCAAAACCGTAGTGATGCTTACTAACTCATCACAAGTATTAGCATTGATAGCAGTCGCTGATACAGTGAGGGATACCAGCAAGCAAGCCATTAAAGACCTTCATCATTTGAGCATCAGAACGATGATGCTTACTGGTGATAATGTCTATACGGCAGAGGCTATTGGCCAGGAAGTGGGTGTTGACGTAATTAAGGGCAATTTATTACCTGAAGACAAACTTAAAATCATTGATGAAATACTAAACAAAAATCCTGATGGCAAGGTTGGCATGGTTGGTGACGGCATTAATGATGCGCCAGCTTTAGCAAAGGCAAGTATTGGATTTGCCATGGGAAGCGCAGGAACTGATACAGCTATTGAGGCAGCAGATGTGGCATTAATGGATGATGATTTAAGAAAGATACCTAGCTTTGTTAGGTTATCCCAAACAACGGCCAATATTTTGTATCAAAACATTACCTTGGCGCTTGGCATTAAGGCGATATTTTTTGCGCTGACTTTTACAGGACAGGCAACTATGTGGATGGCAGTTTTTGCTGACATGGGGGCTAGCTTGTTGGTAGTGGCTAACGGATTGCGGCTATTGCGTAATTAG
- the cadR gene encoding Cd(II)/Pb(II)-responsive transcriptional regulator, which yields MKIGELAKVTDTQVETIRFYEQEGLLPKPARTEGNFRIYGQQHLQRLTFIRHCRSLDMALNEIRQLLRFKDLPNENCGSVNNFLDSHIETVTNRIKDLRQLEKQLRELRELCHANQDSAHCGILNELSQPVKSL from the coding sequence ATGAAAATCGGTGAATTAGCCAAAGTTACAGATACTCAAGTAGAAACCATTCGTTTTTATGAACAGGAGGGTTTATTGCCTAAACCCGCTAGAACTGAAGGCAATTTTCGGATTTATGGCCAACAGCACTTACAGCGCCTCACGTTTATTCGACATTGCCGCTCATTGGACATGGCTTTAAATGAAATTAGGCAACTACTTCGTTTTAAGGACTTGCCCAATGAAAACTGCGGCTCTGTTAATAATTTTCTTGATTCCCATATAGAAACCGTAACCAACCGCATAAAAGATTTACGACAACTTGAAAAACAATTAAGAGAGCTAAGGGAGCTATGCCACGCTAATCAAGACTCGGCTCATTGCGGAATTCTGAACGAATTGTCGCAACCTGTGAAATCACTATGA
- a CDS encoding TOBE domain-containing protein: MTKAAIADKVGVMTEGKVVQWDTPYELYHKPANRYVADFIGRGVFIKGVVQTNNKVKIELGELELDKDYSKDVGKEIDVLLRADDIQHDDHSPMQAEVVRKVFRGADFLYTLRLASGVEVLAFVPSHHDHAAA; this comes from the coding sequence TTGACTAAGGCGGCTATTGCCGATAAGGTCGGCGTTATGACTGAAGGTAAAGTAGTTCAATGGGATACCCCTTATGAGCTTTATCACAAGCCCGCCAATCGCTATGTAGCAGACTTTATAGGTCGCGGAGTATTTATTAAAGGTGTTGTGCAGACCAACAACAAAGTCAAAATTGAGTTAGGTGAACTCGAGCTAGACAAAGATTATTCAAAGGATGTTGGTAAAGAAATTGATGTGCTATTGCGTGCGGATGATATTCAACATGATGATCACAGCCCCATGCAGGCTGAAGTTGTCCGTAAAGTCTTCAGAGGTGCAGACTTTTTATACACGCTAAGGCTTGCTTCAGGCGTTGAAGTGCTTGCCTTTGTCCCCAGTCATCATGATCATGCCGCGGCGTGA
- a CDS encoding DUF6641 family protein, translating into MMTVISELKLVADKKPRHMPVIVVRRNKLAAKLWEQIQLAKSQIDGTPFVIHKFRSVRDPESGVKKQVEVPKRIKPWWFQSEAGKVCIAIRYGSYTLELAKGMSSIEVASAADLIKTLEVIKTAVEAGELDSQIELASQSLRSGFRR; encoded by the coding sequence ATGATGACTGTAATAAGTGAATTAAAACTAGTAGCAGACAAAAAGCCCCGCCATATGCCGGTGATCGTAGTTCGCAGGAACAAGTTGGCAGCCAAACTCTGGGAGCAGATCCAGTTGGCCAAAAGCCAGATCGATGGCACTCCGTTTGTGATCCATAAATTTAGAAGCGTTCGAGATCCCGAATCCGGTGTGAAGAAACAGGTGGAAGTGCCCAAAAGGATTAAACCCTGGTGGTTTCAAAGTGAGGCTGGAAAAGTCTGCATCGCCATTCGCTATGGTAGCTATACCTTGGAACTGGCCAAAGGCATGAGCAGCATTGAGGTCGCCAGTGCCGCCGATCTCATCAAAACCTTGGAGGTCATCAAAACCGCTGTTGAGGCAGGGGAGTTGGATTCTCAGATTGAATTAGCCAGCCAAAGTCTGCGTAGTGGCTTTCGACGCTAA
- a CDS encoding tyrosine-type recombinase/integrase, whose translation MAQAKTLTSQELEQVFAYVDKNRYAERNRAILAMSFYAGLRVAEIASLRMGDVLNLDGTIKSEIRLSAAQTKGKHPRTVFVSQRLRAELERYITTRHVKNADVPFFHTENRLGFTPNGLCVWFFQLYKNAGISGGSSHSGRKFFITTLANKGIGVRILASLAGHKNISVTQRYIDVNDEQKRNAVELI comes from the coding sequence ATGGCACAAGCCAAAACCCTAACCAGCCAAGAACTCGAGCAAGTATTTGCGTATGTAGATAAGAATCGATACGCGGAACGCAATCGCGCAATTCTAGCCATGAGCTTTTACGCAGGACTGCGTGTGGCCGAGATCGCCAGCCTTCGTATGGGCGATGTCTTAAATCTCGATGGCACGATCAAGAGCGAAATCCGCCTAAGTGCAGCGCAGACCAAGGGCAAACATCCGAGAACCGTGTTTGTATCGCAGCGCTTACGGGCTGAACTGGAACGCTACATTACTACACGCCATGTCAAGAACGCTGATGTGCCCTTCTTCCATACTGAGAATCGCTTGGGATTTACCCCAAATGGTCTTTGTGTCTGGTTCTTTCAGCTGTACAAGAATGCCGGGATCAGTGGCGGCAGCAGTCATTCAGGAAGAAAATTCTTCATCACCACTTTGGCCAACAAAGGCATTGGTGTACGAATCTTGGCCAGCTTGGCAGGTCATAAGAATATTTCGGTTACTCAGCGATACATTGATGTCAACGATGAGCAGAAGCGGAACGCCGTTGAGTTAATTTAA
- a CDS encoding AAA family ATPase, with protein MALVIPKPVKPDDFVLQKVTRDRLEYLIDGTINFPANGVCGIILYGLYGTGKTTMAELLPGWLETAKITDFLQSGTAGQIVDTTQPYYQYLACAQGQNGTQMITQIQSSASFVSLNTSNLHYVILDEFDLLTTAAIASLKSIMNRKDVVFIFTTNNLDKIDKGVLNRSILLDLNAAPTPDWVAKINSIYQSNGLSIPASSAIAGIVAAGKGSARTIFTDLDIAESKRNKTAPQPESTNIN; from the coding sequence ATGGCACTTGTAATACCAAAACCGGTCAAGCCGGATGATTTTGTCCTCCAAAAGGTCACTCGTGATCGCTTGGAGTACCTGATCGATGGCACTATTAACTTTCCAGCCAATGGGGTCTGCGGAATCATTCTGTATGGCCTTTATGGGACTGGCAAAACGACCATGGCTGAACTACTGCCAGGATGGCTGGAAACCGCAAAAATCACTGATTTTCTTCAGTCAGGAACCGCTGGTCAAATTGTAGATACCACCCAACCCTACTATCAATACCTGGCTTGTGCGCAAGGGCAAAACGGTACACAGATGATCACTCAAATCCAATCCAGTGCATCGTTTGTAAGTTTGAACACTAGCAATTTGCACTATGTGATCTTGGATGAGTTTGATCTTTTGACTACTGCTGCCATTGCTTCGCTTAAGTCCATCATGAATCGCAAGGATGTGGTGTTTATTTTTACCACCAACAATCTCGACAAGATTGACAAGGGAGTTTTAAACCGCTCAATTTTGCTAGATCTCAATGCAGCACCAACACCTGATTGGGTTGCCAAGATTAACAGTATCTATCAAAGCAACGGGTTAAGCATTCCTGCCAGCTCGGCTATTGCTGGAATTGTTGCAGCTGGAAAAGGATCGGCTAGAACCATCTTTACCGATCTTGATATAGCTGAATCCAAGCGAAACAAGACGGCCCCTCAACCTGAATCGACGAATATCAATTGA
- a CDS encoding tyrosine-type recombinase/integrase: MNNLQYLFNQAATTQSRTISLLDGAIVLYKRANSAQWQCRFRLDNGSWFSGTTASDQVAEASTRAIELHHRIHERYASEEACRTRTFAWLATEELESLRNQLTTAKNRQSVRDHVYVLEHYLIPFFGSLPVANIQQSQVDEFDSWRIAQMGRVPRFSTQRHHATTFNRIMARASNNGLLNRFAKPVTLNVAGDRSQSRPSFSAEEVDHLLAFMPRWEVQRRAGRTQRFHDMARLCRCYVEFLLYTGIRQGTESMPIRWKDIQWHRAGAEQYLKIWVSGKTGPRHLIARASLIATLERLMRWQQLPYQSLDQLIAAGLDRKVFVFPAGDQPYSLHGVFRRLLEDAELLRDPQTNQIRTLYSLRHTYATQALATGVDIHTVARQMGTSVMMLEKHYSKLTPLICAERLA; this comes from the coding sequence GTGAACAATCTTCAATATCTATTCAATCAAGCTGCTACCACCCAATCTCGAACTATCTCGCTCCTTGATGGTGCCATCGTCTTATATAAAAGAGCTAATAGTGCTCAATGGCAATGCCGTTTTCGACTGGACAACGGCTCATGGTTTTCTGGTACCACTGCCAGTGATCAAGTGGCTGAAGCCAGTACCCGAGCCATTGAGCTGCATCACCGTATCCATGAACGCTATGCCAGTGAAGAGGCTTGCAGAACAAGAACTTTTGCATGGTTGGCCACGGAAGAACTGGAATCTTTGCGGAATCAGTTGACCACTGCAAAGAATCGCCAAAGCGTTCGGGATCATGTCTATGTGCTTGAGCACTATCTGATTCCATTCTTTGGTAGCTTGCCTGTGGCCAATATCCAGCAAAGCCAAGTGGATGAATTTGATTCGTGGCGAATCGCCCAAATGGGACGTGTGCCTCGATTCAGCACACAGCGCCATCACGCCACGACCTTTAATCGGATTATGGCGCGAGCCAGTAACAACGGCTTACTCAACCGCTTTGCCAAACCTGTGACCTTGAATGTGGCAGGGGATCGATCTCAATCTAGACCCAGTTTCAGTGCCGAGGAAGTAGATCACCTGTTGGCCTTTATGCCCAGGTGGGAAGTTCAACGACGAGCCGGACGAACCCAACGCTTTCATGACATGGCCAGATTATGTCGCTGTTATGTGGAGTTCTTGCTGTATACCGGCATCCGACAGGGTACCGAATCCATGCCCATCCGCTGGAAGGACATCCAATGGCACCGAGCAGGGGCGGAACAATACTTGAAAATCTGGGTATCGGGTAAAACGGGTCCACGCCACTTGATTGCCAGAGCGTCCTTAATTGCGACGCTGGAAAGGCTCATGCGTTGGCAACAATTGCCTTACCAATCCCTAGATCAACTGATTGCGGCAGGCTTGGATCGTAAAGTGTTTGTGTTCCCTGCGGGAGATCAGCCTTACAGCCTGCATGGGGTATTTCGACGCTTGTTAGAGGATGCTGAGTTATTGCGTGATCCCCAGACCAATCAAATCCGCACCTTATATAGCCTACGCCATACCTATGCCACCCAAGCCTTGGCCACTGGTGTGGATATCCACACCGTGGCTAGGCAGATGGGTACTTCGGTCATGATGCTGGAAAAGCATTACTCAAAGTTGACTCCTTTGATTTGTGCTGAGCGGTTGGCTTAA
- a CDS encoding class I SAM-dependent methyltransferase, with product MFMYYQDSDGIYVPQKPVTHRNDEFVEDQFAHLFEMQSKHFWYLGRHRFLLESLKRHQASENFSAIDLGGGCGGWVQYLTQTIPNRLTDLALADSSRVALLNAKGVLDEDVDLYHVDLMDLQMQEQWNTAYLLDVIEHCPDDVTVMREAAKALKPGGKLFVATPALDFFWSYNDEFVKHVRRYDKRKYQELAKNSGLILKDTRYFMFFLSPLYWLSRKTRPKELNVEQMAKLYKEEYKTPHPIINNALKAVFYAETPLGHQLSFPWGTSILGVFEKPM from the coding sequence ATGTTTATGTATTACCAAGATAGCGATGGCATTTATGTGCCACAAAAACCAGTAACGCACCGCAATGATGAATTTGTTGAAGATCAGTTTGCTCATTTATTTGAAATGCAATCCAAGCATTTTTGGTATCTAGGGCGCCATCGTTTTTTATTAGAGTCATTAAAGCGTCATCAAGCATCAGAAAACTTCTCAGCCATTGATTTGGGTGGGGGATGTGGCGGCTGGGTGCAATACCTTACTCAAACAATCCCTAATCGATTAACCGATTTGGCGCTGGCGGATTCTTCCCGGGTAGCGCTCCTCAATGCCAAAGGGGTATTAGATGAGGATGTGGACCTGTATCACGTTGACCTGATGGATTTACAAATGCAGGAGCAGTGGAATACGGCTTACTTATTGGATGTAATTGAGCATTGCCCAGATGATGTCACTGTGATGCGGGAAGCGGCTAAAGCACTAAAGCCTGGTGGCAAGCTATTTGTGGCGACCCCAGCGCTTGACTTCTTTTGGTCGTACAACGATGAGTTTGTAAAGCACGTGCGTCGCTATGACAAACGAAAGTATCAGGAACTCGCAAAGAATAGTGGGTTAATCCTCAAAGATACCCGCTACTTTATGTTCTTCCTCAGTCCGCTGTACTGGCTATCGCGCAAAACCCGCCCCAAAGAGCTTAATGTGGAGCAAATGGCAAAACTCTATAAAGAAGAGTACAAGACGCCTCATCCCATTATTAATAATGCCCTTAAAGCTGTGTTTTATGCAGAAACTCCATTAGGTCACCAACTTTCGTTTCCGTGGGGGACGTCCATATTGGGAGTTTTTGAGAAACCCATGTGA
- a CDS encoding transglycosylase SLT domain-containing protein, with translation MVVSRNNQNPINKISDLSGQTLCVGRTTRISSLNKTNEELQKSGKTPIHLYQDHLVLNDEDLLQMVNDGLVDFVWVANWQAQLWKPLLPNIAIHADTATEGGSSGDVIVTKINADLAKDILEFAASPYLDKVLKNYRQKTFIHEKNALKNPLSKNELNRFESMKTYFHRYGRENQLDPLFLAGLGFQESLLNQNAVSPVGAIGVMQLMLETGKSMNTGNIYELEPNIHAGAKYINSLLYAMSLQNTLPETERGFFAVAAYNSGANNVRKARELAVKMGLDPNQWFFNVEMASARLLGLETFLYVRNVYKYYVTYDVWVRKTALDQEKLNPKR, from the coding sequence GTGGTTGTCTCAAGAAATAACCAAAATCCAATCAATAAAATTTCAGATTTATCTGGCCAAACATTGTGCGTAGGACGCACGACAAGGATTTCTTCTTTAAATAAAACTAATGAAGAGTTACAAAAGTCTGGCAAAACTCCAATTCATCTATACCAAGATCATCTTGTCTTAAATGATGAAGATCTTCTACAAATGGTTAATGATGGTTTAGTTGATTTTGTATGGGTTGCTAATTGGCAAGCCCAGCTTTGGAAGCCACTGCTCCCGAATATCGCGATCCACGCTGACACTGCTACAGAAGGCGGTTCTTCTGGCGACGTGATTGTTACAAAAATTAACGCAGACTTAGCAAAAGATATTTTGGAATTTGCAGCAAGTCCTTATTTAGACAAGGTTTTGAAAAACTATCGACAAAAGACCTTTATCCATGAAAAGAATGCCTTAAAAAATCCTCTATCCAAAAACGAATTAAATCGCTTTGAATCCATGAAGACATACTTTCATCGATATGGTCGTGAGAATCAATTAGATCCTTTATTCTTGGCGGGGCTTGGCTTTCAAGAGTCCTTGCTTAATCAAAATGCGGTGAGTCCTGTTGGGGCGATTGGCGTTATGCAATTAATGCTGGAAACGGGCAAGTCCATGAACACAGGCAATATCTATGAACTAGAGCCTAACATTCATGCGGGCGCCAAGTACATTAACTCCCTACTGTATGCTATGTCGCTTCAAAATACGTTACCTGAAACTGAACGAGGATTTTTTGCTGTCGCAGCCTACAACTCTGGTGCAAATAATGTTCGCAAGGCAAGAGAACTAGCAGTCAAAATGGGGCTTGATCCCAATCAATGGTTTTTTAATGTTGAAATGGCAAGCGCGCGATTATTGGGATTAGAAACTTTTCTCTATGTTCGTAATGTATACAAATACTACGTAACCTATGACGTATGGGTCAGGAAAACAGCACTTGACCAAGAGAAACTAAACCCGAAGAGATGA
- a CDS encoding methyltransferase domain-containing protein, which yields MKFLKSWLLLIGLSLSLSSFAQFPADVGDDKYQPRLGQEGKDVIWMPTGNELVTQMLKTAKVGPNDLVYDLGAGDGKIAIAAAKEFGARAVGIEFNPDMAAFAQRNANRAGVGDRVKIINGDIFKEDFSKATVVTLYLLPDLNLRLRPTILAMKPGTRVVSHAFTMGDWEADKEIDVGSKGYFWVVPANVAGEWQLDGVDVNGKGTLSLSQRYQRIGGNLTINGKSQPILNPTLEGDKLSFGYLDRKNNLHTVKVTVNGSQLKGEDKGSTTFAEVTGKRR from the coding sequence ATGAAATTCCTCAAATCTTGGCTTCTATTGATTGGTTTAAGCCTTTCTCTCTCTTCTTTTGCTCAGTTTCCTGCTGATGTTGGTGACGATAAGTATCAGCCTCGCTTGGGTCAAGAAGGCAAGGATGTAATCTGGATGCCAACTGGCAACGAGCTAGTCACTCAAATGCTCAAGACCGCCAAGGTAGGCCCCAATGATTTGGTCTATGACCTCGGTGCTGGTGATGGCAAGATTGCTATTGCTGCAGCTAAAGAATTTGGTGCGCGCGCCGTGGGTATTGAGTTCAATCCTGATATGGCAGCCTTTGCCCAACGCAATGCTAATCGTGCAGGTGTGGGTGATCGTGTCAAGATCATTAATGGCGATATCTTCAAAGAAGACTTCAGTAAAGCCACGGTGGTTACGCTCTATTTATTGCCTGACCTCAATTTGCGTCTGCGCCCCACCATCTTAGCTATGAAGCCCGGTACTCGCGTGGTCTCGCACGCATTCACGATGGGTGATTGGGAAGCGGATAAAGAAATTGATGTGGGCTCCAAGGGTTACTTCTGGGTGGTTCCTGCCAATGTGGCTGGCGAATGGCAACTCGACGGTGTTGATGTAAACGGCAAAGGCACCCTGAGTTTGTCGCAACGTTATCAACGAATTGGTGGCAATCTCACCATCAATGGCAAGTCACAGCCGATTCTGAATCCAACTCTCGAGGGTGACAAACTGAGTTTTGGCTATCTCGATCGCAAGAACAATTTGCATACAGTCAAAGTAACAGTCAACGGCTCTCAGCTAAAAGGTGAAGACAAAGGTAGCACGACGTTTGCTGAAGTAACTGGTAAGCGTCGCTAA